Below is a window of Enterococcus gilvus ATCC BAA-350 DNA.
CATAGCCCAGCAATTCCTTGTAGTTATTGTCCTCCAGCGTCTTGCGGGTGAACTGCGTAAACGACAGCCCCAGCGTCAGCAAAATCAATAGGATCAACCCGCCAAAAGCCAGCAATTGTTGGTAAAGGTATTTCATCGACCAACCTCGGTGTCATCAAATTTGTAGCCTACGCCCCAAACAGTTTGGATGACTTGTGCACCGACCTTCTCAATTTTTTGACGCAATTTCTTGATATGCGCATCCACTGTACGCTCGTCACCAAAGTACTGATAATCCCAAACCAGCTCAAGCAATTGTTCACGGGTAAATACTTGCCGCGGTTTTTTCGCCATCGTATACAGTAAGTCGAATTCTTTCGGTGTCAGCCCTTCAATCGGCTGATCATCTAAATAGGCTTCCCGAGTTTTTAAATTCATTTTAAAATGATCCGTCTGGATATCAAAGCTGTCGCTTGATGTCGCGGACTCTTTTTGCGGCTCTGACGTCAATTCACTGCGACGGTGCAACGCCTTGATTCGTGCAATCAATGTCAGCGGTGAGAACGGCTTCGTGACATAGTCGTCCGCGCCCATTTCCAATCCAATGACTTGATCACTTTCAGAATCTCTTGCTGTCAGCATGATGATCGGCACTGTTTTAGAAACTTTGCGAATCTCACGACCGACTTCCATGCCGTCCATCCCTGGTAAATTCAGATCAAGCGTGATCATATCCCATTTTTCAGGGTCCGCTTTAAAGGTGTCTAGCCCTTCTTTTCCGTCGTATTTAAATTCTGCTTCCCAACCTTCGTTCAAAAAAAACATCTGCATCATCTCAGAAACGGACTCGTTGTCTTCGATCATTAAAATATTCATACATTAACCCCCTGATATCGTCTGATTCTCATTATAAGTATACTCTATTTCATTTTTTTCAACCATTACCTTACCCGTATCTTCATTAACAATTTGTTTTTTCTTCAATTTTTTCACAGGAATCTGAAAAATTTCTTTTGAATCATTTACATCTTTGCATTTTTTATAACGGGATGGTATACTTTCTCTTGCAGTAAAATTATTCATAAAGGGGACGTTACGGATTCGACAGGCATAGTTTGAGCCTGAATTGCGCTTCGTAGGTTACGTCTACGTAAAAACGTTACAGTTAAATATAACTGCTAAAAACAACAATAACTCTTACGCTTTAGCTGCCTAAAAACAGTTAGCGTAGATCCTCTCGGTATCGCCCATGTGCTCGAGTAAGGGTCCTATTCTAAGTGGGATACGTATCAACTTTCCGTCTGTAAGTTGATAAAGAGCCTATCAGACTAGCAATGTCCGCGGCCTGTCATGCGGCAGAGGGCAAAGCGAAATTTAAATAGTATGACTATGAGCGTAGATTTTTAGGTGTCGATGTGTTTGGACGCGGGTTCGACTCCCGCCGTCTCCATTAAAGAGTTCGATCCATTTCAAAACGATTCAGATCCTTTGCTACTCGGGATCGGATCGTTTTTTATTTTGGATTGTTTACGAAACAAGAGCCAAACAACAGCTAGGTTGTTCGGCTCTTGTATGAGGTCTCTTACTTTAAACACGCCTTCGTTGCTCTTTCTAATACGTTATTCTTCAACTTCCTGCAGCACCTCTTGTTCTAGTTCTACGAAGAAAAATTGCAGCTGATGGGGAGAAACATACACAATCAACCGTTCTTTGGAGACATCTGTTGCAAGTGCTGGATAGACTTGCTCCGTTCCAGGGTTCCCGTGAAACAACTCCTTTAAAGCAACCTCCAAACCAGCATTGATAAATGGATTCAGCATTTTCGTCGCTCCCTTTCTTTCGTATCTTTTCTTACCTCCATTATACCCGCGAAGACAGCCGAACATTTCATTTCTTAAAAAAAGTACGTTTTATTAAATAAAAGATTTTTTATTTCTCGTGACCTCATAAAAAACAGCAGTACCACCGCCCTTTTTTGCCGCAAATGAGATAAAAGCCTTTTAGACCAAAGGACAACAGCAGTCTCTCATAACTTTTCTGCGGTTTTTTGTCTTATAAAATAAAAAAATTTCTATTATGAGCATATGAATATGGCGCTTCTAGTAACTGTGGTACTGTTGAACCAATCAGAAGGGAGGGTTTACAGATGAAATATCTAGATATTATCGCGCTTATATTGTTGATTGTCGGTGGCATTAATTGGTTATTAGTAGGTCTTTTTGAATATGATTTAGTTGCAGCAATATCTGGTGGAAGCACAGCGATCCTTGCTAAAATTATTTACATCGTGGTCGGACTATGTGCGCTTTACTGTTTAAAATTTATCCCTGGAATTGCGAATCGCACTGAATAAATCCGTTGGTCTTTTGTTGAACAACTAAGATCATGAACAATAGATATCAAAAGAAGCTCTCGGCTTGCAAGCCAAGAGCTTTTTTTGTGTGCTAAAAAATTACTCAATAATCAGTGGAATCAGCTTATAGGAAACTTTTTGCTTATACTCTTTGTAGCCTTTCAATAAAGCTTCGAGTACTTCTTCTTTTAGCGAAACGGATTATAAAACCGTCCTCCATTGACTATTAATAATAAAATACCCGCTGAACAGAGCAGAAGCACGAGGAACAAGGCGATGTAGTCCTTGCGCTTCAATGGCTTAGCCAATAGCCAGGTTCGTCCCTTTTTCTTTCCGAAGCGTCGAAGCTCCATCGCAGAAGAAATCGTCTCGATTCGTTCCAGACTTGAAAAAATCAATGGAATCGCGATCGTTAAACTCCCTCGGACACGTTTCATCAATGACGCTTTCTTGGAAAGTTCGTTTCCTCGAGCCTGTTGCGCTTTTGAGATCGTTCGGAAATCTTCTTGGATGTCTGGAATGTAGCGTAACGCCAAGGAAAAAGCGTATGCGATCTTGTAAGAACCGCCCACCCGATGAATACTGGATGCCAACTCACTAGGATTTGTGGTCAAAATGAATATCAGACCCGGCGGAATCGTTACAAAATATTTTATCAGCAAATTGAATTCATAAAACAATTGCTCTTGCGTGAGCGTGTACCTGCCAATGCCTTCAAAAATCACGTGGCGCGTTCCGTAGATCGTTACCCCATATTCCGGCGCGAACAGATAAACGGTCAACAAATTCAAGATGGAGAAGAACGCGATGAATTTCACGACGAATGAGATCTCTCGATAACTGATTTTTGCTGTTCGGAACAGAATGACGGAAAAGACCGCCAATACAAGTAAAAATCGCGTGTCATAGGAAATCATTCCTACCACTGAGATCATCAAGAAGCACAGCAATTTCGTAAAGCCGCTCAGTTGGTGGATCGGTGTATGTTTCGGCAAATAGCCGATTAGATTACTGTCCGCCATAAGGTCCCTCCTCATGTTGGATAAATGCTGACACGAACCCTGTGGCATCCGGCAGCTGATTATTTTCAGCCAAACGATACAGGCTCGTCTCGCGCAAACTGGCAGAAGCCACTAAATCCGCCGAAGACAATACCATTGCAGGTGTTTCGTCTGCGAGAATCTGCCCTTCTTTCAAAACAAGGGTTCTTTCAGTGTGCTCCAGCATCAAATGCATATCGTGAGTGATCATCAGAATAGTGATCCCTCGTTGGTTTAATTTGCGCAAAAACAGCATCATTTCATTGTAATGGTAATAATCTTGCCCCGCTGTAGGTTCATCGAGAATCAGCAATTCAGGCTCCAGCACTAAAATTGCGGCGATTGCCACACGTCGTTTTTGTCCATGGCTCAAAGCTGAGACCGGCCAATTGCGAAATTCATAAAGTCCGCAGACCTTTAATGTATCAAAGACTTTTTCTTGGATACGCTCGGGGTCAACTCCACGATTTTCCAGCCCCAAAGCGACTTCTTCAAAAATCATGTTCTTAGACAGCATTTGATTGCTGTTTTGCAGAACGTAGCCGATTTTATCCGCCCGCTCTTTGATACTCTCCTTCGCGATCGACTCACCCTTCCAAAGCAATTCCCCCGTCTGCAATGGGTAGAATCCTGTGATCAAATTAGACAATGTGGATTTTCCCGCACCGTTGTGTCCGACTAAGCTGACCATCTCTCCTTCGTAAAGGGTAACATCGATCATCTTGATGACAGGCTCCTGCCCGAAACCAAAAGAAACCTGCTTTAATGACAGCAGCGGCTGCTCTTTTTGCAAAGCTTCCTTGAATGTTCCCCGTGATCGTGCTAAAGCCGCGGAGATTTCCGGTGAGACCAATTGATCCACTTGTGTTAAATCTGGAATATCTGCAAGCGAGATCCCCGCTCGTTTTAACGCTGTGATATACAAAGGTTCGCGGATGCCATAGGCTGCCAGAAGATCGCTCTTCAACAAATCGGTCGGTGCCATATCCGCAATGATCGTCCCCTCATCCATCAAAATCACTCGATCAATGGGCGCGGCCAATACTTCTTCTAGCCGATGCTCAATAATGATCGTGGTAAATTTTTGCGATTGGTACAATTGATCGATCATTTGGATCGCCTCATACCCAGTCTGAGGATCAAGATTGGCTAAAGGTTCATCAAACAGCAGGATCGGCGTTTCATCGATCAGAACCCCCGCCATCGTTACGCGCTGCTTCTGTCCACCAGAAAGATACTGCGGCCGTTTTTCCAGTTGTGTCGCCAGATCGGTTTTTTCAGCCCAATAATTAACGGCCTTTCGCATATCTACTTGCGCTACCATCTCATTCTCCAAAGAAAACGCGATGTCTTCTGCGACGGTCAGGCCGACAAACTGACTATCGGTATCTTGCAATACTGTTCCCACATCTAACGAAAGGTCATAGATCGACGCCTCACTGAAGGTCTTGCCGTTGATCGTCAAACTTCCAGTGAAGCTCCCTTTCTCATTCTGCGGAATGATCCCATTCAAGCATTTTCCTAACGTTGATTTCCCAGAACCGCTTGGACCCATGATCAACACTTTTTCCCCTTGTTCGATGGTCAGATTGATAGTTTTCAATGTCGGCTCTGCTTGACTATCATATTGAAATGTAAACTCACGAAACTCGATCATTCTATGCCCTCACGTTCTAGGCTTCTTTATTCAGACTGCCCTTTTTCGTTTTCGTCTGTGCGTAAGCCTTCAATAAAATAAATCCGATGATCCCTGTAACCACGGAGTTCGTGATTCCCGCTACGACGCCTTGAGTAAAGACCTTGCTCGGTGCTTCCGCGTAGATCAGAATATCTCCGATCGGTGCAATGATGATCCAGGTGATCAAATTAGCAATCGTTTCTCCGATTAAAAATGTCGTGACTTGCTTCTTGCCAAATATTCCTTGTTCGATCGGGATACGCTTCGCAAGCAGACCGAAGAAAACGCCAAGGACTCCTGACGCCACGATCCAAGACCACCAAGCACCGTAAGTGGTCAAATCACCCAATGCGTGTCCGATAAAGCCGGCCAGACCAGCTACGACCGGACCATATACGACACCCAACAAAGCCAAAAATGGGTATGCTGTTGCAATGTCTGTATTTGGAATACCTGTTGGAATCGTCACGAAACGCTTCAAAATAAAGAAGACTGCTGCACCAATACCAATCGCGACAATGTGTTTTACTGTAAATTTATTATTCATTTGTCCTACTCCTTTTTGTTACTCTTATTTTTTTCTTCTATTAAACTACAACATGCTGCATTTATGATTGCTGAATCTTCGTGAACTCGATCGTCCAATCATTCCCCGTTCCGATCTTGTACACTGTAGAAAATGAATCCAAATTGATCCCTAACCCTACATTTAATAATGAATTGATATACAATACCGCTTCTTTTGGCGCCACTTGTGCGAAGGACCGTCCGAAGACGACGTCATCTTGATAACGCACCACACCTTGATAGTATATTTTTACTAGCAGGCTTTGTCCATATTCAACATGCCATTTTTTGAAAAAGTCCACGGGAATGTTCGTCCATAGCGAGCCAAAACGAATATCTGTGATATCGATCGTCCCAGCGATCTTATTTTCATTCTGCATCGGTGCGATCAATGGGAACGTTACGAGCTCATTCGTTGGAATAATCGAACCCAATTCTGTGAATCGTACTTTTCCGCTGGCAAGTCGTGCGCCATTGTAAACATAGACATCACGCCCATGGAATGTGTGGCTTTCTGATGATCCCGGCAAACGCTGCGTTTCCTCATCAATTTGACGGACTTCTTTGATTCCCACATATTGTGCCAGATAGGTCAATGTGCCATTGTCAGGGGTAATCACATATTGTCCCCCCTGCAATTCTGCAACCACACTGCGTCGCGTTGAGCCCACACCAGGATCAACCACTGACACAAAAACCGTTCCTGCCGGCCAGTAGGTCACTGCCTGTAACAACCGGTAGCTTGCATCGTGGATATTATAGGGCTCGATCTCATGGGTTAAATTGTTGATCGTCAATGAGGCCTCCACTTGATACGCCACCCCGTACATTGCGTTCACCGCACCATCCTGCAAACCAAAATCCGTTTGAACTACTAAAAAACCTGCCATAACTTTTCCACCTTCCAACTTGATTTTTTAAACATTGTTCCTCGAATCCACGCAATCGCTTGAGTGCAGACACAAAAAAATACCCTCAGCAAAAAATTGCTAAGGGCATTTAACATGCGTTACCACCTTTATACGTAAAATCCTCGCAGACTTTACCTCAATCAGTACCCAAAATAGAGATTTCGGAGACTGTGCCTTGCTAACGGGGGCATCCGTATTCCCTTAAACGTTCGGGAAATCCGCTCAAAAGCCATTTTCAACTAATCAATCTGCATTCCCTTTCACCAGACGGGAACTCTCTTTGGCAAATGTAATTACTCTACTTTCTTTCTCACTGCGTTTCATCGATTGTTATAAAAATAGCAAAGAAGCGGCTGCTTGTCAATGGTGATTCCTTAGATGCGATTGGTTATCCTTTTTCTATTTCTCCGTCTTCTGGTACACTATTTTTCAAGAAATGAGGAATGACAATGAACGATGCTCACTTATCTTTTCACCATATTGGAAAACCTGTCCCTCTGGAACAACTTAAGAACCACCCGGATGTAAAATACAGTCCGCTCTTTGATATGTACTCTTTGGATAAAAAGAATGACCTCTCTTTACCGATTGAGCTACATGCTTTCGGACCAAATTCTACTCTTGACCCCTTGATCCAAAAGGAACCCCATGTCGCATTCAAAGTCAGCGATATTGACAAAGCATTGGTCGGACAAACAATCTTAATGCCTTTGTACCAGCCCTTCGCTGATTACCGCTGCGCCATGATTTTAGTGAACCAGCAACCCATCGAGCTGATTGAAACGACTCTTTCGGAAGCCGAGATCTGGGGTGACGGTATCTATAAGGACAGCATTCTTTATGAATAATAGTTGCCCTTGCTAGGAGGTGTTGCAAATGGACAATTTAATGCTATTCTTTTCTTTTTTTGGCAACTGGCTGCTTTTTACGTTTCCACTTTTTCAGGGATGTCTTGAAATGAAGGAACAAGCGAATACGATCGACATTCTTACGGAACAAAATTCAGACTATAAAAAAGTCTCACCCTGGTATTGGCTGCTGCCGCTTTGGAAACTATCCTTAGAAAAAAAACGTGCACTGACCATCATGCGTCATGCCGCACTCAGTCAGCAGCAAATGAAGCAAATGCTGCTCTTTTTCGATCGAGCAACCGCCTGGTTTTTTGTCTCCTTGGCAGGACTATTGGGAGGAATCGCAGCGACTCATGCGCTGATAGAACAATTTTTCCCACATCTCTCTGTATGGGGACTGGTCATCGCGGTTGTGTTTGTCTTAGCGATCAGTGTTTTTAATGTCTTTTATCGCTTGAGCGAAAAGAGAGAGCAACGCCTGTTCAAAAAACTTTTCGAAGACAAATGACGTTTCATTTGGAAAGTATTTAGCAAAAAAACAATACAAAAAGAAAGTCAAATCAAGAAATACTTTTCAAATGGAAAGTATTTCACCTTTTGACTTTCTTTTTCATTATCCTGATTTGTGCATTTTTTCAAGGATCACCCTTGTCCATAATAGGCGTGGGCACCGTGTTTACGGTAATAATGTTTGTCTAATAAATATTGAGGAATCTCACAAATATCGGGATTGATCTGCTCATTTTCTTTCGCCATCAAACAAATCTCATCTAAGATCAAGCTATTTTCGACTGCTTTCATTGGCGACTCACCCCACGTAAATGGTCCATGCCCATACACCAAGACACCCGGCACTTCGCTTGCCTTCAGCTTTCTCTCGTTAAAGGTTTCAACGATCACATGTCCCGTATTGATTTCATAAGCCTCTTTGACTTCAGTCTCCGTTAACTGGCGTGTACAGGGGATGGTTCCATAAAAAGCATCTGCGTGTGTCGTGCCGTATGCAGGCAAGTCACGTCCCGCTTGCGCCCACATCACCGAATGGGTCGAATGTGTATGAACGATCGCCTTCACTTCCTCGAAAGCCTGATACAAGACGACGTGGGTCGGCAAGTCGGATGATGGATTTAAGCTCTGGGCATCAAGCACCTTTCCTGCTAAATCTGTTACGACCATTTGATCAGCCTGCATGTTTTCGTACTTTACACCGCTGGGCTTGATAACGATAACGCCCAACTCACGATTGATTTCACTGACATTGCCCCACGTCAGCTTCACTAGCCCGTATTGAGGCAGTTCCACATTCGCTTCAAAAACGCGTTGCTTCATTGCGTTGATTATTTCTTCACGCGACATCATACCCTGCCTCCTTTAGTTTTGAATATAGATAGGCTTTTGCCTGTTGGATCTCAGCTCGAAAATCTTGGCTTTTTTCACTCCACATCTCGATCAAAAAGGTCCCGTCATAATCCAATCGTTTTAGATTTCTTAACAATCCGAGAAAATCAACACAGCCTTTGCCAAAGGGAACATCTCGAAATTG
It encodes the following:
- a CDS encoding response regulator transcription factor; the protein is MNILMIEDNESVSEMMQMFFLNEGWEAEFKYDGKEGLDTFKADPEKWDMITLDLNLPGMDGMEVGREIRKVSKTVPIIMLTARDSESDQVIGLEMGADDYVTKPFSPLTLIARIKALHRRSELTSEPQKESATSSDSFDIQTDHFKMNLKTREAYLDDQPIEGLTPKEFDLLYTMAKKPRQVFTREQLLELVWDYQYFGDERTVDAHIKKLRQKIEKVGAQVIQTVWGVGYKFDDTEVGR
- a CDS encoding DUF378 domain-containing protein — its product is MKYLDIIALILLIVGGINWLLVGLFEYDLVAAISGGSTAILAKIIYIVVGLCALYCLKFIPGIANRTE
- a CDS encoding energy-coupling factor transporter transmembrane component T family protein, encoding MADSNLIGYLPKHTPIHQLSGFTKLLCFLMISVVGMISYDTRFLLVLAVFSVILFRTAKISYREISFVVKFIAFFSILNLLTVYLFAPEYGVTIYGTRHVIFEGIGRYTLTQEQLFYEFNLLIKYFVTIPPGLIFILTTNPSELASSIHRVGGSYKIAYAFSLALRYIPDIQEDFRTISKAQQARGNELSKKASLMKRVRGSLTIAIPLIFSSLERIETISSAMELRRFGKKKGRTWLLAKPLKRKDYIALFLVLLLCSAGILLLIVNGGRFYNPFR
- a CDS encoding ABC transporter ATP-binding protein, giving the protein MIEFREFTFQYDSQAEPTLKTINLTIEQGEKVLIMGPSGSGKSTLGKCLNGIIPQNEKGSFTGSLTINGKTFSEASIYDLSLDVGTVLQDTDSQFVGLTVAEDIAFSLENEMVAQVDMRKAVNYWAEKTDLATQLEKRPQYLSGGQKQRVTMAGVLIDETPILLFDEPLANLDPQTGYEAIQMIDQLYQSQKFTTIIIEHRLEEVLAAPIDRVILMDEGTIIADMAPTDLLKSDLLAAYGIREPLYITALKRAGISLADIPDLTQVDQLVSPEISAALARSRGTFKEALQKEQPLLSLKQVSFGFGQEPVIKMIDVTLYEGEMVSLVGHNGAGKSTLSNLITGFYPLQTGELLWKGESIAKESIKERADKIGYVLQNSNQMLSKNMIFEEVALGLENRGVDPERIQEKVFDTLKVCGLYEFRNWPVSALSHGQKRRVAIAAILVLEPELLILDEPTAGQDYYHYNEMMLFLRKLNQRGITILMITHDMHLMLEHTERTLVLKEGQILADETPAMVLSSADLVASASLRETSLYRLAENNQLPDATGFVSAFIQHEEGPYGGQ
- a CDS encoding ECF-type riboflavin transporter substrate-binding protein, producing the protein MNNKFTVKHIVAIGIGAAVFFILKRFVTIPTGIPNTDIATAYPFLALLGVVYGPVVAGLAGFIGHALGDLTTYGAWWSWIVASGVLGVFFGLLAKRIPIEQGIFGKKQVTTFLIGETIANLITWIIIAPIGDILIYAEAPSKVFTQGVVAGITNSVVTGIIGFILLKAYAQTKTKKGSLNKEA
- a CDS encoding SAM hydrolase/SAM-dependent halogenase family protein, coding for MAGFLVVQTDFGLQDGAVNAMYGVAYQVEASLTINNLTHEIEPYNIHDASYRLLQAVTYWPAGTVFVSVVDPGVGSTRRSVVAELQGGQYVITPDNGTLTYLAQYVGIKEVRQIDEETQRLPGSSESHTFHGRDVYVYNGARLASGKVRFTELGSIIPTNELVTFPLIAPMQNENKIAGTIDITDIRFGSLWTNIPVDFFKKWHVEYGQSLLVKIYYQGVVRYQDDVVFGRSFAQVAPKEAVLYINSLLNVGLGINLDSFSTVYKIGTGNDWTIEFTKIQQS
- a CDS encoding L-ribulose-5-phosphate 4-epimerase, which translates into the protein MSREEIINAMKQRVFEANVELPQYGLVKLTWGNVSEINRELGVIVIKPSGVKYENMQADQMVVTDLAGKVLDAQSLNPSSDLPTHVVLYQAFEEVKAIVHTHSTHSVMWAQAGRDLPAYGTTHADAFYGTIPCTRQLTETEVKEAYEINTGHVIVETFNERKLKASEVPGVLVYGHGPFTWGESPMKAVENSLILDEICLMAKENEQINPDICEIPQYLLDKHYYRKHGAHAYYGQG